TTTCGCGCTTCATCCAAAGGACCTTCTTCGTTACGCCAAAGACATCCTTGCCGGAACTTCGAGCAAGTGGCCAGGACACAACCCCGCCTCAAGTTGGGCAGCCATCCTGATGATGGCCTTTGCGCTGGGGCTTGGAATAACTGGATACCTGATGGCCAACGATCAGGCCGGTGACTACATTGAAGACCTCCATGAACTCCTGGCGAACGGATTCCTGACGATTGTGCTCCTACATATCGCGGGCCTTGCGCTCCACTCCCTTCGCCATCAAGACGGTCTGTGGAAAAGCATGTTCACTGGCCTTAAAACCGAATTGCCCGAGCAGATCGATCATGTTCCCGCTTACTTGGGCATCGGCACGATTCTCCTGCTTGGAACGGTTGGCTTCTCGGGTCATCTGGTTCAGAATCTCGACAGCAATAACCGCACGGTGACGATCCTCGGGACTCAATTCGTCCTTGGTGAACAAGAGGATGGTGAGCATGCGAATAAGCGCCGGGAGAGCGGACATGACACCCACAGAAGACACCATGACCATGATGACGACTAAGCAAGCAGCATGACCATTCGCGAACGAGCGGTTCTGCTCACTGTCTTGCTGTCTATCTTCGCGTTGGTCGCATTCGACCTCGTCATCGACTCATCGGAGGGCGTAGCCGTTTGGCATCTCCTAACAGAAGGTGCAGTGGGTCTCGTTGCACTGCTTGGCGCCTTCTATCTTCTCAAAGATGGCTTCGCTCTCAGACAACACTTGAAGCAGGAGCGCGCATTGTCGCTAGAGCTACGACGAGAGGCTGAAGACTGGAGAAACCGCTCTCGCAAGTACTTGCAGGGGCTCTCTGCTTCGATTGATGAACAGCTGACCGAATGGAAGCTCACTCCTTCAGAAAAAGATGTCGCCTTTCTCCTCATCAAGGGAATGAGCCTAAAAGAGATTGCTCACATCCGAGAGACGGCGGAGAAGACTGCGCGGGTGCAGGCGACGGCGATCTATGCCAAAGCCGGTCTTTCGGGCCGTCCGGAGCTCGCGGCGTTCTTCTTGGAAGAATTGCTGCAACCAGACCATGCCCTCGGAGAATCCGAATAGAGTTGACCCTGCGACGACGCGCCAGCCTGCTCTAAACCAATCGAGACCCGGATCCAGTCACGTTGCAACCCGCATGGGCACGACGGCAAACCTCCTGCCGTCATGCCCATTGCGAGGATGAGGTTCACGAGACTGCTCAGCTCTTGAGCGCCGAGAGATCAGCACCGTGATTGATGTGGTACACCTGCCTGTCGATGACCAGTGCCGGGACCGACTTCACTCCCAACTGCTCGGCTTCAGTGATTCGACCTCCCTCGTTTCCGAGGTGGACGATCTCTACATCGAACTTCGAACGGTCCAGACCTTCGGCGACACTGCGCTCAGCATCGACACAAACCGGACATCCAGCGTGGTAGAACGTTGCTTTGGTTGACATCTCAGTACTCCTTATTCTCTCTGTGGGTATACATCCTGAAGCGCCCCATGCGCCCAAGGACTTCTGCTAAAACTCTTCGACACTTCAGACCTTCTCCCCCCTTTCCGTGCGCCGTCATGACTGCTTGGCCTCCTTGCCTACGCTCAGACTCTTCCCGCCAACGAAGGCCGTCCACAAACGAGGCGCCAACTCAGGATCTACTGGCTCCATCTCATCACAATCCACGCGCAGCTCACTGTCTGCGATGGGGGCATCGATGTACTGACAGTGGTGGGGCTTGGACTTCCCTGCATACTCGTTCGGTCGAAAGAACCTGCAGCCCACGCACATGCGCGCCGTCGGAACCGAGCCCCGCTCCTGAAGCTCTCGAATCAGCGACACAAGCCCGCGAACGAGGCCAGCCTGGTCGCTACTACTGAGCGCCGCTGCCGCGGCAAGAACTGCCTCAGGCCAC
Above is a genomic segment from Phycisphaeraceae bacterium containing:
- a CDS encoding cytochrome b/b6 domain-containing protein — translated: MKTKRVYDYPTRVFHWLFALLFVIAFTIGTTVDDDSALFLFHMLAGLVLCALVLFRVIWGFVGTKHARFSGFALHPKDLLRYAKDILAGTSSKWPGHNPASSWAAILMMAFALGLGITGYLMANDQAGDYIEDLHELLANGFLTIVLLHIAGLALHSLRHQDGLWKSMFTGLKTELPEQIDHVPAYLGIGTILLLGTVGFSGHLVQNLDSNNRTVTILGTQFVLGEQEDGEHANKRRESGHDTHRRHHDHDDD